Proteins encoded together in one Miscanthus floridulus cultivar M001 chromosome 16, ASM1932011v1, whole genome shotgun sequence window:
- the LOC136514476 gene encoding ethylene-responsive transcription factor 12-like has product MQQMEWDMRGGGGGHGGAVGDGGGPGGRGLTVGGVAVGGGDQHQQRVEAAHYRGVRKRPWGRYAAEIRDPWRKTRVWLGTYDTPVEAAMAYDRAALALRGTKARTNFTPGRGAACARAGATPVQARPLPLSHQALAAPGGHFGGLDVTHSSPWHVVYLPPRLHQAVVAPPMPLVAAVAGDVASSLPSTALELRTGPKALPFDLNEPPSLLFGSRSP; this is encoded by the coding sequence ATGCAGCAGATGGAGTGGGACAtgagagggggaggaggagggcacGGTGGCGCTGTTGGAGACGGTGGTGGGCCGGGAGGACGCGGCCTCACTGTCGGAGGCGTTGCTGTCGGGGGCGGGGACCAGCACCAGCAGCGCGTGGAGGCGGCGCACTACCGCGGCGTGCGGAAGCGGCCGTGGGGCCGGTACGCGGCGGAGATCCGCGACCCCTGGAGGAAGACGCGCGTGTGGCTGGGCACCTACGACACCCCCGTCGAGGCCGCCATGGCCTACGACCGCGCCGCGCTCGCGCTGCGCGGCACCAAGGCCAGGACCAACTTCACCCCCGGGCGCGGcgccgcctgcgcccgcgccggCGCCACGCCCGTCCAGGCTCGCCCGCTCCCGCTATCGCACCAGGCGCTGGCGGCGCCCGGCGGCCACTTCGGCGGGCTCGACGTCACCCACTCCTCGCCCTGGCACGTCGTCTATCTCCCGCCCAGGCTGCACCAGGCCGTGGTGGCGCCGCCGATGCCCCTTGTGGCAGCAGTGGCGGGGGACGTCGCCTCGTCGCTGCCGTCCACGGCGCTGGAGCTCCGGACGGGGCCCAAGGCCCTCCCGTTCGACCTCAACGAGCCGCCGTCGCTGCTGTTCGGCTCGCGATCTCCATGA